One genomic window of Opitutia bacterium includes the following:
- a CDS encoding serine/threonine protein kinase produces the protein MSSLKHIFNELHYELTRKISEGGMGVVYEAVQRGAGQFRKVVAIKLIREEYSAIEEFQKNFIGEARLVADLIHTNIVQTYHLGQIGGQYFMTMEFVNGVNLEQFLERHAELKRPVPVDLAAFIISRVCRGLSYAHAKRGADGRLLGIVHRDVNPKNIMIAHEGDVKLTDFGIAKALDLMYNEEGKVIPGKDEYLSPEGASYAVTDARSDLFSLGIVLSELLLGKNLFRAANRIESRRNILQLSVPRFGALRPEIDPRLDAILQRALHRERNQRYQTAAEMMTDLELYLYSDRYGPTNEKLSVYLRELYSPTASSHAPQLSSPPLPPPPIERLR, from the coding sequence GTGTCTTCCTTGAAGCACATCTTCAACGAGCTGCATTACGAGCTGACCCGCAAAATTTCCGAAGGCGGCATGGGCGTCGTCTACGAAGCCGTGCAGCGCGGGGCCGGCCAGTTCCGCAAGGTCGTCGCGATCAAACTGATTCGCGAGGAATACTCCGCGATCGAGGAATTCCAGAAGAACTTCATCGGGGAGGCCCGCCTCGTGGCCGACCTCATCCACACCAACATCGTCCAAACCTACCACCTCGGCCAGATCGGCGGGCAGTATTTTATGACGATGGAGTTCGTGAACGGCGTGAACCTCGAGCAGTTCCTCGAACGCCACGCCGAACTCAAACGCCCGGTGCCGGTCGACCTCGCGGCCTTCATCATCTCGCGCGTCTGCCGCGGCCTCAGCTACGCCCACGCCAAACGCGGCGCCGACGGCCGCCTCCTCGGCATCGTCCACCGCGACGTGAATCCGAAGAACATCATGATCGCCCACGAAGGCGACGTGAAGCTCACGGACTTCGGCATAGCGAAGGCCTTGGACCTGATGTATAACGAGGAAGGCAAGGTCATCCCGGGCAAGGACGAGTATCTCTCCCCCGAAGGTGCCAGCTACGCCGTCACCGACGCACGCTCCGACCTCTTCTCGCTCGGCATCGTCCTGTCGGAACTCCTCCTCGGCAAAAACCTCTTCCGCGCCGCCAACCGCATCGAGTCGCGCCGCAACATTCTTCAGCTCTCCGTCCCGCGCTTCGGCGCACTGCGGCCGGAAATCGATCCGCGCCTCGACGCGATCCTCCAGCGCGCGCTCCACCGCGAGCGCAACCAGCGCTACCAGACCGCCGCCGAGATGATGACCGATCTCGAGCTTTACCTCTACAGCGACCGTTACGGCCCCACGAACGAGAAACTCTCGGTCTACCTGCGCGAACTTTACTCCCCGACCGCTTCGTCCCACGCACCCCAGCTGTCCTCCCCGCCGCTACCCCCGCCCCCGATTGAGCGCCTTCGGTAA